From a region of the Babesia bovis T2Bo chromosome 1, whole genome shotgun sequence genome:
- a CDS encoding variant erythrocyte surface antigen-1 alpha subunit produces MFTSWCPIGYQGDTKGADGTDNAISNNKGATDKQVKEHLNGLFSLVQGLGGTAVVRTYIDQLAQVLSALVGWSSIEKCWSNGECKKVHSSDLNGNPHGGSGCKYLEDKDSENKCGTCGCMKYVVINGTDWVQLGRGCTRCKDSGSEDDKKKQECKCGTGGGGCSAGEECKCALAGKCCKCCCTDCRGRCKEECSCDKEKSSNGTYNEEYRIHSYTSAYPYKPILIKDSYVESKRVDVKPYWKDLTDLPDYYPGSASSRRHHCARILLGSVCLIWSGITYMHWTGKWHITSPYWNNHILDGSSLDDGSLSQWLQALGFPKDMLNDKGPKNRLDQVIWDGFMGKLFLGFTHPKGSNAVDGNTAKQPYDMNYAGFVHTAHRDSFNNEARVFKNGDDSSTSDIDQNKIGAIFKLYIISCAYFTGLQKRTTESTPRTPKTIREILYWLSALPYSSAYKDMLGYAKERLAEVLKKPGDNASTTEQSELNFHQTGRWHPITVHQYNLFAHFQAVTQYCPLVLIGIQGGLHSTDSTTPAIHALYANTECNFTYPTVSIQAYNQVVHYIRALFYQLYLLRKQCAVKVAMGGKWRECRYGKDVVSKGVISWMCLGCNPMEHDRKSRVQKVKGVLDGMKTGSDAVVKSLVDVLKDIGDVVVQLGNAQEVLEKDIKNESVAVDALKKVSGGNGKNGNLHTVLEAVLEEVKEKVTALEGVVEKVNGLEGEKKKALEKAKTKLTEATTALNTAKEMVKQGDKKDKLNAAHHWIRQVVESLLILKDWWNNIKTNGCQKHLQDDIANAIDNMEDIVGSTRCAPCHDHSTKCGQKPESRHCEKCHQQYMDGFPSPLQAFLENRLPGFSCEVVRNTDTDNDTPEYPPAASHLGHCGGSGQCCPLPMGFRGNFHSGSTSDMTGQRLYGILYFFSNEHMMQSCAYRLVRVTSALSATTPQVLGDVFGFFRGGVGNPVKGENQKGQKNQQCGHIGSSSEKEHEDKYFCGWCASGLRDVVKEIEWIQKVVGGDDYRTSVGQALINIKDDKDSAATANTSLSTLTDSNHYVSPLTGELYTAVSATFGGTYLSWVLYLSDALHSGLESLSEAFRNIECRGCKGCDPNKCRKGSHGETGNAQYMVSATVTHSTWRGTSRRGKRMEGDYSIEKKENGKKQCHQFLDSLKKVIESTEKATSQKDHPLSNLLTQVGQLQYDIRLPWIFVLTADWLVAVLYLAFGALWPLDWTYMRSHWLRGGEHQWQCMWYKVMTGRRGVDLMEYFGRM; encoded by the exons atgtt tacctcatggtgcccaataggctatcaaggtgataCCAAGGGAGCTGACGGCACTGACAATGCTATAAGCAACAACAAAGGTGCCACTGATAAGCAAGTCAAGGAACACCTCAATGGACTCTTCTCCCTAGtacagggactaggtggtactgcagtggtacggacctacatagaccagttggcacaggtactcagtgcactagttgggtggagtagtATAGAGAAGTGTTGGAGCAATGGTGAGTGCAAGAAGGTTCATAGCAGCGATCTCAATGGCAATCCGCACGGTGGCAGTGGCTGCAAGTATCTAGAGGATAAAGACTCGGAGAACAAGTGTGGCAcgtgtgggtgtatgaaatatgTAGTGATTAACGGCACCGATTGGGTACAACTGGGAAGggggtgtacaaggtgtaagGATAGTGGTAGTGAAGACGATAAGAAGAAGCAGGAGTGTAAGTGTGGTACTGGTGGTGGCGGTTGTAGTGCTGGCGAGGAGTGCAAATGTGCTCtagcaggcaaatgctgcaagtgttgttgtacggATTGTAGGGGGAGGTGTAAGGAGGAGTGTAGTTGTGATAAGGAGAAGAGCAGCAATGGCACCTACAATGAGGAATACAGAATACATAGCTATACATCGGCATATCCATACAAGCCAATTCTGATAAAAGATTCGTACGTTGAATCCAAGCGAGTAGATGTCAAACCATATTGGAAAGATTTGACAGACCTTCCAGATTACTACCCAGGTAGTGCCTCAAGTAGACGCCACCACTGTGCCCGTATCCTCCTaggctcagtatgtctcatttggagtggaattacttatatgcattggactGGTAAATGGCACATTACTAGTCCTTACTGGAATaatcacatcctggacGGTAGTAGTCTAGATGATGGGAGTTTATCTCAGTGgttacaggccctagggtttcctaaggaTATGCTGAATGACAAAGGGCCGAAAAATAGATTAGATCaggttatatgggatgggttcATGGGAAAACTGTTTCTAGGGTTTACTCACCCTAAGGGTAGTAATGCCGTTGACGGTAATACAGCAAAACAACCGTACGATATGAATTACGCCGGATTtgtacatactgcacatagggattcgTTCAACAATGAAGCTAGAGTGTTCAAGAATGGTGACGACTCTAGTACTAGTGACATTGACCAGAACAAGATCGGTGCCATtttcaagctctatattatatcatgtgcctattttacCGGGTTACAGAAAAGGACTACAGAGAGTACTCCAAGGACTCCCAAGACaatccgtgagatcctatactggcttagtgcattgccctatagttCGGCATATAAGGATATGCTAGGTTACGCTAAGGAAAGACTAGCAGAAGTACTCAAGAAACCCGGAGACAATGCATCCACGACCGAGCAGTCCGAACTGAATTTCCACCAGACAGGCCGTTGGCATCCCATTACAGTTCATCAATATAACCTctttgcccacttccaggcagtgacccagtattgcccattggtcctcataggtatacAGGGTGGACTACATAGTACTGACAGTACTACTCCTGCCATTCATGCCCTGTATGCTAACACGGAGTGTAAtttcacctatcccactgtgtccatccaagcatacaaccaggtggttcactacattagggctctgttctaccaactctatttacttaggaagcagtgtgcaGTGAAAGTTGCTATGGGAGGGAAGTGGAGagagtgtaggtatggtaaggATGTGGTGTCCAAGGGGGTTATCAGttggatgtgcctggggtgtaaccccatggagcatgataggaaaaGTAGGGTACAGAAGGTAAAGGGGGTGTTGGATGGGATGAAGACAGGTAGTGATGCAGTAGTGAAGTCTCTAGTGGATGTGTTGAAGGATATAGGGGATGTAGTagtacaattgggtaatgcccaggaggtATTGGAAAAGGATATTAAGAATGAGAGTGTGGCAGTCGACGCACTAAAGAAAGTGTCAGGAGGGAATGGGAAGAATGGTAATCTACATACGGTATTAGAGGCGGTACTAGAGGAGGTGAAGGAGAAGGTGACGGCACTAGAGGGGGTGGTGGAGAAGGTGAATGGACTAGAGGGGGAGAAAAAGAAGGCACTTGAGAAGGCTAAAACGAAACTAACGGAGGCTACGACAGCACTAAATACGGCTAAGGAAATGGTGAAGCAAGGCGATAAAAAAGACAAACTTAATGCTGCTCATCATTGGATACGTCAAGTTGTAGAATCATTGCTTATATTGAAGGATTGGTGGAATAACATAAAGACAAACGGATGCCAAAAGCATCTGCAGGACGACATTGCGAATGCCATAGACAACATGGAAGACATTGTAGGCAGCACTAGATGTGCCCCGTGCCACGACCATTCCACCAAGTGTGGCCAAAAGCCAGAGTCCAGGCACTGTGAgaaatgccaccaacaatacatggatGGTttcccctcccccctccaggcattcctcgagaATAGATTGCCAGGCTTTAGTTGTGAGGTAGTACGAAACACTGACACAGACAACGACACGCCAGAGTACCCAcccgctgcatcccacttagGACACTGTGGTGGTTCCGGCCAATGCTGTccactgccaatgggtttcagAGGGAATTTCCACAGTGGCAGCACCAGTGATATGActggccaacgcctttatggcatcctctacttTTTCAGTAACGAGCACATGATGCAATCTTGTGCCTATAGGCTAGTCAGGGTTACTTCCgcactcagtgctacgacaccacaggtattgggtgatgtattcgggttctttaggggtggtgtaggaaatCCAGTGAAAGGAGAGAACCAGAAGGGACAGAAAAACCAACAATGTGGACACATTGGGTCATCATCTGAGAAGGAGCATGAAGACAAGTACTTCTGTGGCTGGTGCGCttctgggttacgggatgTAGTGAAAGAGATAGAGTGGATCCAAAAGGTAGTGGGTGGTGACGACTACAGAACGAGTGTAGGACAAGCActgataaatattaaagaCGACAAGGACAGTGCTGCTACTGCCAATACTTCCCTCTCAACACTCACTGACAGTAACCACTACGtatcccccctaaccggtgaactctatacagcagtgagtgccactttcggtggaacatacctctcatgggtactgtatctatcagatgcacttcattcaggactagagtcactcTCTGAGGCATTCCGtaatattgaatgccggggaTGTAAAGgatgtgaccccaataagtgcagAAAGGGAAGTCATGGTGAGACGGGCAATGCACAAT acatggtttcagctacggtaacccattcaacctggaggggtaccagcaGGAGGGGGAAAAGAATGGAgggagattatagtattGAGAAGAAGGAGAATGGGAAGAAGCAGTGTCACCAATTCTTGGACAGCTTGAAGAAGGTAATAGAGAGCACTGAGAAGGCCACCTCTCAGAAGGACCACCCCCTCAGCAACCTACTTACCCAGGTTggccagctccaatacgacatacggctcccctggatctttgtgctGACCGCAGactggctagtagcggtactctacctcGCATTTGGTGCCttatggccactggactggacatatatgaggtcacattggttacggggtggtgagcaccagtggcaatgtatgtggtataaggtgatgacgggacggaGGGGGGTGGATCtgatggagtattttggtaggatGTAG